The sequence TCTGCAGGGTAAACTACGCCACACTGAGTTACCATAACGCTCCTGAAGGGGGCGCCATATTCAGAATAGAGTTTCCACATCCCGACCGCTTGCTACCCAGAGTAGATAGAGAATGAGTAAAACAGCACTTGTCATTGATGACGAACCGGACATTCGAGAACTGCTCAGTATGACACTTGAGCAAATGGGCTTAAGCGTCACTACTTCAGCGGGTATTAACAAAGCAAAAAAGCAGCTTGCGGCCAACCGTTTTGACCTCTGCCTCACAGACATGAAACTGCCCGATGGCGACGGCCTGGAGCTGGTGGAACATATCCAGCTTCACTGCCCCGAAATGCCTGTTGCCGTCATCACTGCACACGGCAATATGGAGATCGCGGTTGATGCACTCAAGAAAGGCGCCTTTGATTTTGTCTCAAAGCCCCTTGAGCTCATGCGTCTGCGCAACATGGTACAAACCGCACTGGATTTATCCAAGGAGCAGGAGCTCCTGGCGTGTACAAACGAGAGCACAGGCCTGATTGGAAACTCTCAGGCCATGCAGGATCTACAGAGAAAAATTCAGCGAGTAGCCCGCAGCCAGGCACCTATCTTTATCAATGGCGAATCCGGCAGTGGCAAGGAGCTAGTAGCCAGATCAATTCACTATCTTGGCCCCAGAAGCAACGGCCCTTTTGTACCGGTTAACTGTGGCGCCATTCCTTCCGAATTAATGGAAAGTGAGTTTTTCGGCCACAAAAAAGGTAGTTTTACCGGTGCACACCAGGAAAAACAGGGGCTGTTCCAGGCCGCTAATGGCGGCACGTTGTTCCTTGACGAGGTTGCAGATCTGCCACTCGCCATGCAAGTCAAGCTCTTGAGAGCCATTCAGGAGCAATCCGTTCGACCCGTTGGTTCAGAAGAAGAGATTCCGGTGGATATTCGCCTACTCAGCGCCACCCACAAAAACCTGCATGATGAAGTGACCAGCAACCGGTTCCGTCAGGATTTGTTCTACAGAATCAATGTCATCGAGTTACCCGTTCCGCCGTTGCGGGAACGCCCGGACGATATCGAACTGCTGGTCAAGCACCTCCTCCAGAACCTTTGTTCGGAGACAGGAGAGAAAGCCCCGAACATCCACAAAACAGCCATAAATGCGCTTAAATCCTACCATTTCCCTGGGAACGTCAGAGAACTGGAAAATATTCTTGAGCGGGCTTTCACGCTCTGTGATGGAGAAGAAATTACTGCAGAAGACCTCTTGCTTGATAACAATCGTGCCACCAAAGAGTCATTAACGGGCTTTACCTCACCAAACCTCGCTGACCCGGAAGGTATTGAAAACATTGATGACTACCTCGCTGAAATAGAACGCAGCATTATTGAAAAAGCACTGGAAAGCACCCGCTGGAATCGCACTGCCGCCGCCGAAAAATTGGGGTTGAGCTTTCGGCAAATGCGCTACAAACTGAAAAAACTGGGCATGGACTGACACTGTTCGCCAATTTTCTCCAGCGCGAACACACAACAGGCAATCACTCCAATTCTTTGCTACATTAGCTATCAGTGATCAATGGAAGATCACTAAAATTCAGCATATGCAAAGGATTTGCGCCATGAAACAGGTAAAAGGATTTACCCTGGTGGAGCTTCTGTCCACCTTTGCCCTTGTGGGCATTCTAATCGCCATAGGTATTCCCTCACTCGTCGACTGGGTGACACGAAACCGGGTCACAACACTTGAATATACCCTGCTCCACAGCATCAACTACGCCCGGGTGCAAGGCATCAACCGGCAGACAACCGTCACCCTCTGTCCGGGACTCAATCAATGCGAACGCGACTGGGGCTCGCAGATCATTATTTTTCTCGACTTCAACAGTGACGGCATACTCGATCTGACAGACCAGCTACTGAAGAAAATTGATCTGGGCAATGATGCAGGCACCCTTGACTGGCGCTCGTTTCGCCGCAAGAACTACCTGCAATTTACCTCGGAAGGACTCACCAGCGCACTGAACGGAACGCTGCATTTTTGCCACAAGAAACCCGGCAAAGGTTATGATTTCGCCATCGTACTGGCCAGAACAGGCAGAATCCGCGTACACAAAGAGCCCGATTGCTGAAAGGCATTTTTATAAAAATGTCGCGATAACTGCCACCCACCCGCTGAAAAACTCCACTGGTCAGAAAAACTTTGCCCTCTATATAGACCATGGTGTACTTATTGGCCTATGACAGAAAAAGCTATGCCGTCGTTGACTACAAAGGTATGGCCTGAAACGAGAGCATGGGGACTATGCTGCAAGCTACGTACCAAAAAGGATTCACACTTATCGAGCTGATGGTAACGCTGGTAGTGCTTGCTGTACTGCTTAGCATTGGTGTACCCAGCTATGTGGAATGGATTCGCGATAGCCGTTTGGATACCGCCACCCGAAGCCTGGCCAGCGCATTGAAACTGGCTCGCAGTGAAGCAGTGAGCCAGCAATCGGTTATAACCGTACGTGCTGGAATGGAAGGCGATGCCGCGAACTGGGCTGAAGGTATTCACATGTATACAGATGAGGAACCTGCAGGCAATACAAACTACGCAGCAGGCACAGACGCATTGATAAAGAATATCAATTTTGCAATGGATGGCATCACTCTCGTCAGCAACGCCGGGGAACATACCAGCTTCTCAAATGAAGGCCTGCTCAGGGATGATGTAAACCCCGCAACATTCCGACTGTGCGATGCGCGTTCGGAAGGCAACCTGATATCCATTAACGTGGTTGGCAGAATTTCTGTCGCACCCGCTGGCGACTGCCCATGAGAGACAATCGGATGATGAAGACAAGAAAATTTCAGGCCGGCATAACCTTGATGGAGGTGTTAATCGCTCTGTTGGTTTTCAGTATCGGCTTGCAGGGAATTGCCTCTCTTCAGTACCAGGCCGTGAAAGAAAACTTTGACTCATCCCAGCGCAGCCGCGCTGTCTGGGTAACCCAGGAGTTAATCGACCGTATCAGGGCAAATCCCGCCGCCCGAGCTGCGGGTGATTACGATTACGACGGCAACCCCTGTGACGACGACGCCCCTGACAACTATTGTGCGGATACGGAAGGCAACCCCGCCGTTGTCTGCACCGCAAGTGAAATGGCCGCCTTCGACATTTGGGAGACAGTTTGTCCCAACCCGAACTCAGATCAGAACCAGGCACAGTTCATCAGCCCCAATCTGCAAATCAGCTGCGCAGATGCCCCCTGCCTCGAAACCTCGGAGATGACTGTTAATCTGCAATGGCAATCAAAAGCAGTCGCAGATGATGAAGAAAACATCGAAGATCTAGATGATGCACTGAAAACACAACAGTTCCTGCAGGTATTTACGCCATGAACTTGCCTAACTTTAAACAGCAGGGTTTATCGCTGGTCGAGCTGCTTATCGCCATGGTACTCGGTTTGTTTCTTACTGCCGGGGCACTGGAAATGATGCTGGCCTCGCGAAATCTTGAGCGTACTACTGATGATCTCTCTCGTATCCAGGAGAACGGTCGTTTCGCCATTGAATTTCTGGCACGAGACCTCCGTATGGCAGGCTACGGAGTACAGGATAACGGTGCAATAAACAAACCCTTTTACGATGGTAATTGCAAAGACGCGGATTTTTCTCCCTGTACTGACGATGGCGGTGCGGCTTTTAGTGACCGCATCGCCATTATGACGAATCCAGAAAATGATCAGGATTGCACAGGCGCTACTGTTGGCATAAATGAACAAATTGCCAATGTTTATTTCCTTGGTCCGGACGACACCAACAATAACGTGATGTCGTTGTATTGCCGTGGATACAACATTGACGCTGACGACTGGATCAGTGTCGCTCAACCACTCGTCAGTGGTATAGAGAATATGCAGATTCTGTACGGCTTGCCTGTTTCACCTACTTCGCCAGACAGGGAAATCACACGCTATGTGGGTGCCGACACGATACATGGTGACCCGAATAGCGCCAGATTGTGGTCTGTGGTGAGCACAGTACGCCTCTCATTACTGGTCAACAACGGCCTTGAAAATGGAAATAACGATACAGCCACCCGCAAGTTTGTGTTACTTGACGCACCCGAACAAACCTTTACCGACAAGCATTCAAGAGAGGTTTATCGAACCACAACGGCTGCTTACAACGTTCTTTACAACACAGCAGGTACCGAGTAATGAAAAAATTTGAACCTATACCTGAGAGCTCCCAACCTGTTTACAGATCCGGAATGCGGATGAAAACGCAGCGCGGTGCTGTACTGATTGTCAGTCTGGTGATGCTGACCATTTTGACTATCATTGCCGTGGCCACTACTACCGATATCGGTTTGCAATCCAATATGGCCAGAAACAGTCAGATTCGTATCAATGTTTTTAATCTGGCACACAGTGGGCTGCGATCGCAGTTTGTACTTTTCAGGGATGATCCCCTCTTGCTGGATGAGCTGGCTGAACTGGCAAGGTCCTGTGTTCAAACCGCTTTTGAAACCCCTGAGGTAGAAAACGATGACGGCACCAAGTCAAACTTTTCAGTAACCTATGACTGTCCAGAAGAAAATGAGAATAACCTGTTTACACAAACTGATGGAATGGGAATGGGTGGCGCTGCAACCGATCCACTGCTATTTCCTTTTACTTTCGACGTGGAGTTACCGAACACGGGAATCTCCTCTAGTCAAACCTTTCTCGTAGAAGCGCCAAACCCCGATGCAGTAAGCGGCACGCGGTAACTGAACATTTTTACGGAATAGGTAGGTACGCAAATTTTTATACGAAGGATTGAGCAGATAGCTCATACAGGAGGAACCAATGTTTACACTGAGATCGACAATAACAACCTTATTAGCGACGCTGGTGTTGTTCACCTCCTCTGCTATTAACGCCCTTGGCCCGACGATAGAGCTTCATCATACGGTTGAAGAAGCCCGTATTAGTGTTACAGCCAATACCGATGATCTGAGTGGCACCGTGACCGCAAAGTTACTGGAGTGCAATGGTTGCGAACCGGTTACCTATAATTATGACGCCAGCACCGTATTCATTAATGCACTCGGTGCCCCAAAGCCCATTGACGAACTGAAAACCTGGAGCGGCAATCGCGCCATGTTTCACTTCCGCAAAGCGGACAAATACATCGAACAAATACAGATTCTTCCTTAAGAGGGAGCACAAGCTATGAAACGGAATAATTATTTACCCTATGCTCTGTCACTTGCCATTGCCGCCAGTTTCAGTGCACATTCGCTCGCTGACGACACCGAAATATTCTTCAATACTGATAATTTAAACAATAATGAGGATTATCAGCCAAACGTGTTATTTATCTTTGACACATCCGGAAGTATGGGCTGGAACATTACCACTCAGGAAGACTACAACCCGGCAACCGACTATGGGACTCCGGGCACCAACGATACTATCTATGTCTACAACAGTAGCCTCTCGTATCAAAACCGCTCTATCGCTTCCAGCAGGAACAGTTGCCAAGCGATGATTGATCATATTGCCAGCACCCCCGACACGCCTATTTATGTTGGCAAGGCTGCTGAATGGCGAGACAGAAGTGGTACTAGTAATGATCGCTGGATCAATGTTCGCGATAGCAACCGCACAGTTGAATGCCAGGAAGACGCTGGCGTACATGGTATTGATGATACGTCTCCTGATCTTTATGCTGCCAATGGTGCTAATGGCCCCTACACTGATACAGAAAACCAAGCTATCGGTTGGGGTGGCATAGATACTCGCTGGTATGTTTCCGAGAATTACCATCAGTACCAACAAACAGCCGCCTCCGTAACACGGGTAAAAATGGATGTGATGAAAGAGGCCGCCGTTGACCTGGTTAATGAATTCAGCGGATTGAATTTTGGCCTGATGCGCTTCGACGGTTCAAATGGAGGCTATGTCAAACATCATTTTTCCGATATAGAAACCGATAAAACCAACATTATTAGTAGCATTAATGCACTGAACGCTAATGGAAATACTCCATTAAGTGAAACACTCTGGGAAGCTCATAAATACTTTCTGGGCGGCTCCGTCGAGTATGGAACAAACTCTGACAGAGACCCACTGGCAGTAAGTGGTGGCAATTATAACTCTCCGGTCGCGGACAGTGATAGCTCTTGCCAGAAAAACTATATTGTATACCTCACCGATGGCACGCCTTACTCTGACAGTGGTAGGGACGCTACTATCTCAGGTCTAACCAGCTCATGTTCTCACCAAGATGGCACATCCTCTTCAAGCCATACCTGCCTGGATGAGTTGGCCGGGTATATGGCGACCTATGACTACAATGATGATCTTGATGATACGCAAAATGTGCAAACCTATACCATTGGCTTTGATATCGATATGGATTTGCTGGAACAAACGGCCATTAACGGGCTCGGCACCTACCACACTGTGAGTTCATCTCAGGAGTTGAAAACAGCGTTCAATGAAATTATTGTGGATATTTTATCCAAATCCACCACCTTTACTGCGCCTGCGGTATCAGTCAACGCTTTTAATGCGCTGCAGCATAGGGATGAACTGTATTACGCCATTTTTGAGCCGAATAAATACCCGCGCTGGCATGGCAACGTCAAGAAATACCGGATCAACAGCCTGGGAGAAGTACTGGATGTTAACGATCAGGATGCTATTGACCCCAACACAGGCTACTTTACCTCTTCAGCGGAAAGCTTCTGGAGCGGCGTAACCGACGGCAGTAAAGTTCAGGCAGGAGGTGCGGCCAGCAAACTTGGTAATAACCGTACAGTTTTTACCGTTTCCGGTGACGCAACCGCCAGCAATATTTCGCTAAACACCTCAGCAAACACTATCACGTTAACCAATACGGCGATTACCAACGAGCAGTATGGTCTTGATAGTTTAGCCCCACCTCTGGAGCGTGCGGAGTTAATTGGCTGGATTCTCGGGGCGGATACCCAGGACGAGGACGCTGACAATGACGTTACCGACCCTACTCGTTTTATGGCCGACCCGCTCCACAGCCAGCCTACTGTTGTTACCTACGATGGTGATTTCGATAATAAGGTTCTGGATGACACCATTTTCATTACGTCTAATGATGGCAGTTTTCGTGCCATAGATGCTGATGACGGCACCGAACTGTTTTCATTTATCCCTCAGGATCTGCTATCCAACCAGCTGGACTACTACACTGACGATCCGGATGGTGTGCGCCGTTATGGTCTCGACGGGCCCATGACGATCTGGCGTCAGGAAAGCAGCCAGGATGAAGACATCAAAATTGAATCCGCTGACGGTGACCATGTATACGCCTATGTAGGCATGCGTCGAGGTGGAAGCAATTACTATGCACTCGATGTGACTGACAGGGCTAACCCTGTACTGAAATGGACTATCTTTGGTGGTTCGGCAGGCTTTCAGGATATGGGCCAAACCTGGTCCAAACCCATCCGCAGCCGGGTGAAATGGGATTGCGACAGTAACGGTGAGAATTGTGATACCAAAGATGTGCTGTTCTTCGGTGGTGGTTACGATACCATCCACGATACGGCGGATACCCCTACCAGCGGCGATGCGGGCGCTGCAATCTATATGGTAGATGCCGAATCCGGGGCCCTGCTCTGGTCGGCAGGCAACAACAATGATAACTCGCCTGGTGACGACACCCATGACCTTAATATTGCCATACAAAACAGTATTACAGGGAACCTGGCCTTAGGGGATATGAACGGTGATGGTTATGACGATATTATCTTTGCCGTGGATATTCTGGGTCATGTATGGCGTATCGATATCAACAATAAAAACACCATGCCCTCCAATTTTGCATTCAAGGACACCGGTAATTCCCGCACCAGCGAGATCGCGGACCTGAGTCAAAGTGGGGTCCTCAGGCGTTTCTATAATTCACCAACCGTTTCCCTCTCTCTGAAGCAGGGCAGACCACCATTCTTTGTCATTACCATCGGTAGCGGTTATATCGCCCACCCCAAAGAAACGGATGTTGTTGACCGGCTGTATGCCATTTTTGAATACAACCTGTTTGGCCCGCCGAAGGATGGTGACGGTAATGTTGAATATAGCACCATCGATAACGGTGACCTGCTGAACCTGACAGATCCGAATGACGGCCCGGCAGACCCGGAAGGTAACGCACCGCACGGTTTTTATAAAAATGCCACGGAACCCGGCGAAAAATTCCTGCGCCGCGCACTAACGCTATTCGGTCTCACGCTTTATTCGTCCTACCTGCCTGAATCATCAAATCAAGACACTACTTGTGGATCCGCTTTCCTCGGTGGTAGCAGGCTATATGGTATGGACTTTGTGACCGGAGAAAGCATTTTCTCTGGTGGGTATGTTGATCTCAAGCACCCGGGTATCGCGCCAGAGCCAGTTGCGCTATTAATCCCGGATGATGAGGGTCGTACAAGAACCACAGTCTGTGTCGGCACCGAGTGTTTCCACAGTGGCGGAGCCAGCGGTACCTCTGATGGCAAGTGTGCGGCGGACGATGCCGATTGTATTGATATAGACGAGCCATCCATTACGATTAAATCCTGGCGGGAGAATAGAGAATGATGCGGCAAAAAGGCTTCTCTCTGATGGAAATGATGATTGCGGTGGCTATCGTTGGTATTCTTGCGGCGATAGCTTACCCTTCCTTTCTGGAGAAAATCAGAGAAACCCGACGCACTGAAGCCATAACACTGACCACTAAAATCATGCAGGCACAGGAGCGTTTTTTTGTTAACAACCTGACCTATACCGCCGACCTGACGGATCTGGGATTTTCCGCTGCAGCTAACTTACCCACAGAAAATGGCTATTACCAACTCAGTGCACAGGCTTGTGCTGGTGATATCGCGCTTTGTGTCAATATCGTATCGACGGCACAAGGCTCTCAGGTAGCTGACGGTGATATCGAATACAATAGCCGAGGGGAAACACAAGGGCACTGGAATGATTAGGCGATCCGGTTAACTAAAAAGCCCGGTCAGTATACCCTGAACGGGCTTTTTTAATGGAAATCTTTATATTAGGACAGAAACTAGACAACTGAGCGTAGCGGCTGATCACAAACCTAACGCAATTCCTTTGGCATGGAAAACCGAATATTCTCTTCACGTCCGGCCAACTCTTCCGGTTCCGCAGCGCCCAGCTCGCAGAGCCGTGCCACAACATCTTTTACCAGCACCTCAGGCGCCGAGGCGCCTGCGGTGATACCAATATCCGGTTTGCCTGCCAGCCAGTCAGCCATAATATCGTCTGCGGTATCGATCAAATGGGCCGTTGAACCGCAGCGTTCCGCCAGTTCCTTGAGCCGATTAGAGTTGGAACTGTTATGAGAACCAACGACCAGCACAAGACCACTCTCCAGAGCCAGTTGTTTCACCGCATCCTGCCGGTTCTGTGTGGCGTAACAGATATCGTCTTTTTTAGGCCCGCTGATTTTAGGGAAGCGCTTGCGCAGAGAATCGATCACACGAGCTGTATCATCCATCGACAGCGTCGTCTGGGTGACATAAACCAGATTATCCGGATCTCTGATCGACAGTGATTCAACATCCTGCTCATTTTCAACCAGATAAATGGAACCGCCCGCGGAAGTATCATATTGGCCCATGGTCCCCTCCACTTCCGGGTGCCCCTGATGGCCAATAAGAATGCACTCCCGCCCTTCCCGGCTGTAACGCACCACTTCCATATGCACTTTGGTGACCAGTGGGCAAGTGGCATCAAACACTCTCAGATTCCGGTCTGCCGCTTCGTTACGAACAGCCTGTGATACGCCGTGAGCACTGAAAATCACAATCACGTCGTCGGGCACTTCACTGAGTTCGTCCACAAAAATGGCACCGCGCTCACGCAGGCTGTCGACTACAAATTTATTATGAACAACTTCGTGGCGAACAAAAATGGGAGCACCGAAAATATCCAGCGCACGGTTAACGATATCAATAGCCCGGTCAACACCGGCACAAAACCCCCGTGGATTGGCTAATTTAATTCTCACTGCGGTTCACCCCCCAAAATGGCACCGTTAATGCGTAATCGCAGGGACAACATCAATAATATGCACTTTAAAGGTGATGGTGCGCCCAGCCAGAGGATGATTGAAATCGACAGAAACCGTATCATCATCAAGCGCCACAATAACCCCCGGCAATTCTGCCCGGTTTGCATCTGCAAATGACAGCATCAGCCCCACTTCAAGCTCAATATCATCGGCAAATTCCCGCCGGGGGATTTGCTGTACATTACTGCTATTGTGCTGGCCAAAACCATGCTCCGGGGTTATCTCAAATGCCCCCTGCTCACCTGGCTCAAGACCCTCCAAAACAGCTTCAAAACCAGGCAGCAGGCTGCCATCACCATAGACAAAATTGGCCGGTTCACCTTCAAAGTTGGAATCGATAACCGCACCATCTTCAAGTGTCAGTGAAAAGTACAGTGTAATTCTGGTGTCAGGGCCTACTCTATAGTTATCAACACTTAAATCAGTCATAAGTAATATTTTTCAATCAGTTAGCCGGGGTTGGGGGCTTTATTAACGGGCAGGTTTCTTCGGAAAAAAG is a genomic window of Pseudomonadales bacterium containing:
- the ispH gene encoding 4-hydroxy-3-methylbut-2-enyl diphosphate reductase, which produces MRIKLANPRGFCAGVDRAIDIVNRALDIFGAPIFVRHEVVHNKFVVDSLRERGAIFVDELSEVPDDVIVIFSAHGVSQAVRNEAADRNLRVFDATCPLVTKVHMEVVRYSREGRECILIGHQGHPEVEGTMGQYDTSAGGSIYLVENEQDVESLSIRDPDNLVYVTQTTLSMDDTARVIDSLRKRFPKISGPKKDDICYATQNRQDAVKQLALESGLVLVVGSHNSSNSNRLKELAERCGSTAHLIDTADDIMADWLAGKPDIGITAGASAPEVLVKDVVARLCELGAAEPEELAGREENIRFSMPKELR
- a CDS encoding peptidylprolyl isomerase → MTDLSVDNYRVGPDTRITLYFSLTLEDGAVIDSNFEGEPANFVYGDGSLLPGFEAVLEGLEPGEQGAFEITPEHGFGQHNSSNVQQIPRREFADDIELEVGLMLSFADANRAELPGVIVALDDDTVSVDFNHPLAGRTITFKVHIIDVVPAITH
- a CDS encoding PilW family protein produces the protein MNLPNFKQQGLSLVELLIAMVLGLFLTAGALEMMLASRNLERTTDDLSRIQENGRFAIEFLARDLRMAGYGVQDNGAINKPFYDGNCKDADFSPCTDDGGAAFSDRIAIMTNPENDQDCTGATVGINEQIANVYFLGPDDTNNNVMSLYCRGYNIDADDWISVAQPLVSGIENMQILYGLPVSPTSPDREITRYVGADTIHGDPNSARLWSVVSTVRLSLLVNNGLENGNNDTATRKFVLLDAPEQTFTDKHSREVYRTTTAAYNVLYNTAGTE
- a CDS encoding GspH/FimT family pseudopilin, producing the protein MKQVKGFTLVELLSTFALVGILIAIGIPSLVDWVTRNRVTTLEYTLLHSINYARVQGINRQTTVTLCPGLNQCERDWGSQIIIFLDFNSDGILDLTDQLLKKIDLGNDAGTLDWRSFRRKNYLQFTSEGLTSALNGTLHFCHKKPGKGYDFAIVLARTGRIRVHKEPDC
- a CDS encoding pilus assembly PilX N-terminal domain-containing protein; the encoded protein is MKTQRGAVLIVSLVMLTILTIIAVATTTDIGLQSNMARNSQIRINVFNLAHSGLRSQFVLFRDDPLLLDELAELARSCVQTAFETPEVENDDGTKSNFSVTYDCPEENENNLFTQTDGMGMGGAATDPLLFPFTFDVELPNTGISSSQTFLVEAPNPDAVSGTR
- a CDS encoding prepilin-type N-terminal cleavage/methylation domain-containing protein encodes the protein MMRQKGFSLMEMMIAVAIVGILAAIAYPSFLEKIRETRRTEAITLTTKIMQAQERFFVNNLTYTADLTDLGFSAAANLPTENGYYQLSAQACAGDIALCVNIVSTAQGSQVADGDIEYNSRGETQGHWND
- a CDS encoding sigma-54-dependent Fis family transcriptional regulator, with protein sequence MSKTALVIDDEPDIRELLSMTLEQMGLSVTTSAGINKAKKQLAANRFDLCLTDMKLPDGDGLELVEHIQLHCPEMPVAVITAHGNMEIAVDALKKGAFDFVSKPLELMRLRNMVQTALDLSKEQELLACTNESTGLIGNSQAMQDLQRKIQRVARSQAPIFINGESGSGKELVARSIHYLGPRSNGPFVPVNCGAIPSELMESEFFGHKKGSFTGAHQEKQGLFQAANGGTLFLDEVADLPLAMQVKLLRAIQEQSVRPVGSEEEIPVDIRLLSATHKNLHDEVTSNRFRQDLFYRINVIELPVPPLRERPDDIELLVKHLLQNLCSETGEKAPNIHKTAINALKSYHFPGNVRELENILERAFTLCDGEEITAEDLLLDNNRATKESLTGFTSPNLADPEGIENIDDYLAEIERSIIEKALESTRWNRTAAAEKLGLSFRQMRYKLKKLGMD
- a CDS encoding GspH/FimT family pseudopilin yields the protein MLQATYQKGFTLIELMVTLVVLAVLLSIGVPSYVEWIRDSRLDTATRSLASALKLARSEAVSQQSVITVRAGMEGDAANWAEGIHMYTDEEPAGNTNYAAGTDALIKNINFAMDGITLVSNAGEHTSFSNEGLLRDDVNPATFRLCDARSEGNLISINVVGRISVAPAGDCP
- the pilV gene encoding type IV pilus modification protein PilV, which codes for MRDNRMMKTRKFQAGITLMEVLIALLVFSIGLQGIASLQYQAVKENFDSSQRSRAVWVTQELIDRIRANPAARAAGDYDYDGNPCDDDAPDNYCADTEGNPAVVCTASEMAAFDIWETVCPNPNSDQNQAQFISPNLQISCADAPCLETSEMTVNLQWQSKAVADDEENIEDLDDALKTQQFLQVFTP